Proteins from a genomic interval of Uloborus diversus isolate 005 chromosome 4, Udiv.v.3.1, whole genome shotgun sequence:
- the LOC129221237 gene encoding U6 snRNA-associated Sm-like protein LSm6 translates to MSKRQTPSEFLKQIIGRPVVVKLNSGVDYRGVLACLDGYMNIALEQTEEYVNGQLKNKYGDAFIRGNNVLYISTQKRRI, encoded by the exons ATGAGTAAACGACAGACACctagtgagtttttaaaacagatAATTGGACGACCAGTAGTGGTAAAATTGAACTCAGGTGTAGATTATCGAG gTGTGCTTGCTTGTCTAGACGGTTATATGAATATTGCTCTAGAGCAAACAGAAGAGTATGTAAATGGACAGCTAAAAAATAAGTATGGTGATGCTTTCATACGAGGAAATAATG tgCTTTATATCAGTACTCAGAAACGAAGAATATGA